The following are from one region of the Bactrocera oleae isolate idBacOlea1 chromosome 6, idBacOlea1, whole genome shotgun sequence genome:
- the LOC106614875 gene encoding C-type lectin 37Db, translating into MVNFLQRFLVFLNIYSIFADGYSFNNDEHTENIHPFIKIGSKYYFINELLKMNWFESYNYCRSYGGELASVESHEELLALQNYILARKIESRFWFDGNDLAEEGKFVSHTTGRPLIFNKWSQNNPNNVNNEDCLEVNLYNKELLMNDINCNVENIAICKYREPNTHCSGKNSLMNQNEVCILRNLVESFAQVGHRCKSCSQAFMFPTS; encoded by the exons ATGGTAAATTTTTTGCAAcgttttttagtgtttttaaacatttatagcATTTTCGCGGATGGTTATTCCTTTAATAATGATG AGCACACAGAAAATATACATCCCTTTATAAAAATCGGTAGCAAGTATTACTTTATAAACGAATTGTTGAAG ATGAACTGGTTCGAGTCGTATAACTACTGTCGCTCTTATGGTGGCGAATTGGCGAGTGTTGAATCGCATGAAGAATTGTTGGCACTGCAAAATTACATTTTAGCTAGAAAAATAGAATCGCGGTTTTGGTTTGACGGCAACGATTTAGCAGAGGAAGGGAAATTCGTCTCACACACTACTGGTCGACCCTTGATCTTCAACAAATGGTCACAAAATAACCCCAACAATGTGAATAATGAAGATTGCCTTGAGGTTAATTTGTACAACAAAGAACTATTAATGAATGATATTAACTGTAACGTTGAAAATATTGCGATTTGTAAATATCGTGAACCTAACACGCATTGCAGTGGAAAAAATTCATTGATGAATCAAAATGAAGTCTGTATACTTAGGAACTTAGTGGAGAGTTTTGCGCAAGTGGGTCATAGATGTAAGTCATGCTCTCAAGCCTTTATGTTCCCAACGTCGTAG